The following proteins come from a genomic window of Leptospira bandrabouensis:
- a CDS encoding phosphoribosylanthranilate isomerase — MGTRYKIKICGIKDLATLELCVDLQVDFVGLNFSPRSPRAITPQTAEELLRIRQKSGFPKLVFLFFENNLTEIKTLTERFQPDLIQLIRGDQLISPQIWDEFTETKRLLPAIRIQTKVTSDEDLEPKSSLVILDSYQKNLGGGTGHTFPWEYITSVKRPFLLAGGITPDNVKTALETVHPYGIDVASGVETDGKKDPNKIKTLVQNVRTL, encoded by the coding sequence ATGGGAACCAGATACAAAATCAAAATCTGTGGAATCAAAGACCTGGCCACATTGGAACTTTGTGTGGATCTCCAGGTCGATTTTGTTGGGCTCAACTTTTCTCCACGTTCTCCTCGTGCCATCACACCTCAAACTGCCGAGGAACTTCTCCGCATCAGACAAAAATCCGGATTCCCAAAACTTGTATTTTTATTTTTTGAAAACAATCTGACAGAAATCAAAACACTCACAGAACGTTTCCAACCGGACCTCATCCAACTCATCCGAGGAGACCAATTGATTTCGCCACAAATTTGGGATGAATTTACAGAAACAAAAAGGTTATTACCTGCCATCAGGATCCAAACCAAGGTCACAAGTGATGAAGACCTGGAACCAAAATCTAGTTTAGTGATTTTAGATAGTTATCAAAAAAATTTAGGTGGTGGGACAGGACATACTTTCCCTTGGGAATATATAACATCCGTAAAACGACCTTTTTTACTCGCTGGTGGGATCACTCCAGACAATGTTAAAACTGCATTAGAAACCGTTCATCCTTATGGGATCGATGTGGCCAGTGGAGTGGAAACCGACGGGAAAAAAGATCCTAATAAAATAAAAACTTTGGTACAAAATGTCCGAACACTATGA
- a CDS encoding MFS transporter — protein sequence MSYAIGQLGWSTLINIIGLHQVYFYLPPAPKPGQECFPDLIEKLAFWGLSTIGVVAAVGRLWDAFTDPIIANSSDRFSSRFGRRIPFLFLGGVPSAVFCWLIFVPPHNFISSTNLVWMTGCMLLFYLFLTVYVTPFFALIPELGHTPEERLNLSTYISVTYALGIIVASTEPMIAGVLKSSFVFDADSAVQTLVSRQYALGILCMFAAICMYFPVFSIHEKTYCESEASSVPFKEALFLTFKNKNFLYFALSDLCYFLALTILTTGISYYVTVLLELEREFVTQLLTVMLLVSFAFYPVVNWIARRIGKKKTVLAGFYIFLILFLSIYFVGKNSLPLSPHIQGYLIVAIAAVPIAILGILPNAILADIAELDSLKTGSKREGLFYAGRTFMQKLGQTLAVLIFSSVILLGLDRETKKNVTPNVTGILAPSVADPKLELKKNSEGEAKISMESTICKVEEVEAGGELGVRLTGPLASAFCLLAIFLFGKYKEDETLEEIAKIRGN from the coding sequence ATGAGTTATGCGATCGGCCAATTGGGTTGGTCCACTCTCATCAATATCATTGGTCTTCACCAAGTTTATTTTTATCTTCCCCCCGCACCGAAACCAGGACAGGAATGTTTCCCTGATCTAATAGAAAAGTTGGCCTTCTGGGGGCTATCCACCATTGGAGTTGTCGCAGCAGTTGGTCGTTTGTGGGATGCTTTTACCGATCCTATCATTGCTAATTCCTCAGACCGGTTTAGTTCCCGATTTGGACGTCGGATTCCCTTTCTTTTTCTAGGTGGAGTGCCTTCAGCCGTCTTTTGTTGGCTCATTTTTGTACCTCCACACAACTTTATCTCTTCTACCAACTTGGTTTGGATGACCGGATGTATGTTGTTATTTTATTTATTTTTAACAGTGTATGTCACACCTTTCTTTGCTCTCATTCCAGAGCTTGGCCATACTCCGGAAGAGAGGTTGAATCTTTCTACCTATATTTCTGTGACATACGCATTGGGGATCATTGTGGCATCCACCGAGCCCATGATAGCAGGTGTTTTAAAATCCTCTTTTGTTTTTGATGCTGATAGTGCCGTTCAAACCTTGGTATCTCGTCAGTATGCTTTGGGAATCCTTTGTATGTTTGCGGCGATCTGTATGTATTTTCCTGTATTTTCGATTCATGAAAAAACCTATTGTGAATCAGAAGCTTCTAGTGTTCCTTTCAAAGAAGCGCTTTTTCTTACATTCAAAAATAAGAATTTTCTATACTTCGCTTTGTCCGATCTCTGTTATTTTTTAGCTCTTACCATTCTCACCACAGGAATCTCTTATTATGTAACCGTACTTTTGGAATTGGAACGAGAATTTGTCACACAACTTCTCACTGTGATGTTACTGGTTTCGTTTGCTTTTTATCCTGTGGTCAACTGGATCGCAAGAAGGATCGGAAAGAAAAAAACCGTACTCGCTGGATTTTATATTTTTCTAATCCTCTTTCTTTCTATATATTTTGTTGGGAAAAATTCATTGCCATTATCACCACATATCCAAGGTTATTTGATTGTTGCCATTGCAGCCGTTCCCATCGCGATTCTTGGAATCTTACCGAATGCCATCCTTGCCGATATTGCTGAACTTGATTCGTTAAAAACTGGTTCAAAACGTGAAGGTTTGTTTTATGCGGGAAGAACTTTTATGCAAAAGTTGGGACAAACGCTAGCGGTTCTTATTTTTAGTTCCGTCATCCTTTTAGGACTGGATCGTGAAACAAAGAAAAATGTGACACCAAATGTAACAGGGATTCTTGCGCCTTCTGTAGCAGATCCTAAATTAGAATTGAAAAAAAATTCAGAAGGAGAGGCAAAAATAAGTATGGAATCTACCATTTGTAAAGTCGAAGAAGTAGAAGCGGGAGGGGAGCTTGGTGTTCGTTTGACCGGTCCTCTTGCCTCAGCATTCTGTCTACTCGCCATCTTCCTCTTTGGAAAATACAAGGAAGATGAAACTTTAGAAGAGATTGCAAAGATACGTGGTAATTAA
- the mutS gene encoding DNA mismatch repair protein MutS yields MSEHYEALNTPVMRQYMEVKEQHPDGIVFFRMGDFYEMFLEDAKIAAQILDITLTKRQNQIPMAGIPYHATESYISRLIAAGKKVVVCEQTKPDDPKAKIMSREVVRIITPGTVVEDNLLGGYQNNYLSLYYREKTSVYLAFADVSTSELLYFFFSEKETERINDTIKRFSPKEIIYTEEVPPLAKESKIILSKIPLDYLPKKKGAGIDTVVHVLDAYLQYNYRKQNFVFKSPRRIDENEYLVLDEQTVSHLELVENPNDKNHTLFGVLNRCITATGKRYLKQRILFPTRDENKIKAHWDKIEILSSNKKERQKIKDLLGNLIDLERVLTRFRVGKALPRDFRGIEKSLESTSNIKSILDGIGYDFSKLPKELNALSKLFMDTLYDGELPVFLGNSPFLKSGFNQEYDDAILAREKGKDWILELEEKEKKASNISSLKIRYNKILGYFIEISKAQAKEVPKHFLKKQTLVTGERFTSPELEELERAILQADEIIERIEKEKFEELVAHCISLYEEFLTLSNEIASLDYHLSLTETKEEYQWIRPEIRNDGILNYSESRHPVVETFLPIGERFVPNSLELNPSENAIAVLTGPNMAGKSTFMRQIAINQILFQMGSYVPAKKASLAVVDRIFTRIGSGDNLTKGESTFFVEMKETATILNQFSENSLILFDEVGRGTSTYDGLSIAWAILEFLSAKFPKPKTIFATHYHELTELEKGNGIFNLYLDTFEKEGEILFLKKVKRGKSKQSFGIYVAKLAGIPEIVSDRAKEILSGLESKKREIKIKNEEPSLFAGLMDNNTSNMSPNEEKVIKRLKQIDPNQIPPMEALTILDELKRILKEKN; encoded by the coding sequence ATGTCCGAACACTATGAAGCATTGAACACTCCTGTCATGCGCCAGTACATGGAGGTGAAGGAACAACACCCGGATGGGATTGTATTCTTTCGTATGGGTGATTTTTATGAAATGTTTTTAGAAGATGCTAAAATTGCCGCACAGATTTTAGACATCACCCTCACCAAACGCCAAAACCAAATTCCGATGGCAGGGATCCCGTATCATGCCACGGAAAGTTATATATCAAGGTTGATCGCTGCGGGGAAAAAAGTAGTTGTTTGTGAACAAACAAAACCCGACGATCCCAAAGCCAAAATCATGTCGAGAGAAGTGGTTCGTATCATCACACCGGGAACTGTGGTGGAAGATAACCTTCTCGGCGGATACCAAAACAATTATTTATCCTTGTATTACCGGGAAAAAACTTCCGTTTACTTAGCGTTTGCTGACGTTTCCACTTCAGAACTTTTGTATTTCTTTTTTTCAGAAAAGGAAACAGAAAGAATTAACGATACGATCAAACGATTTTCTCCTAAAGAAATCATTTATACAGAAGAAGTTCCACCCTTAGCAAAAGAATCTAAAATCATTCTCTCGAAAATCCCCCTCGATTATCTTCCCAAAAAGAAAGGAGCTGGAATTGATACGGTTGTCCATGTACTCGACGCCTATCTTCAGTATAACTATCGCAAACAAAACTTTGTTTTTAAGTCCCCTAGACGAATTGATGAAAACGAATATCTGGTTTTGGACGAACAAACCGTTTCTCATTTAGAACTCGTTGAAAATCCAAATGATAAAAACCATACTTTGTTTGGGGTTTTAAATCGTTGTATCACTGCCACGGGAAAAAGGTATCTCAAACAGAGAATTTTATTTCCGACAAGAGATGAAAACAAAATCAAAGCCCATTGGGATAAAATAGAAATTCTTTCTTCCAATAAAAAAGAAAGACAAAAAATAAAAGATTTGTTAGGTAATTTGATTGATTTAGAAAGGGTCCTCACAAGGTTTCGCGTGGGGAAAGCTCTGCCTCGTGACTTTCGTGGTATCGAAAAAAGTTTAGAATCCACATCGAATATCAAATCGATTCTAGACGGAATTGGTTATGATTTTTCCAAACTTCCCAAAGAACTAAATGCCCTATCAAAACTGTTTATGGATACCCTTTATGACGGAGAACTTCCGGTATTTCTCGGCAACTCTCCGTTCTTAAAATCCGGGTTTAATCAAGAATATGATGATGCCATCCTTGCTCGCGAAAAAGGAAAAGATTGGATTTTGGAATTGGAAGAGAAGGAAAAAAAAGCTTCAAACATTTCCTCACTTAAGATTCGTTACAACAAAATCCTTGGCTACTTTATTGAAATCTCCAAAGCCCAAGCAAAAGAAGTTCCCAAACATTTTTTAAAAAAACAAACACTAGTTACCGGAGAAAGGTTCACTTCTCCCGAATTAGAAGAACTAGAACGAGCCATCCTCCAAGCAGATGAAATCATCGAAAGGATTGAAAAAGAAAAATTCGAAGAATTAGTTGCGCACTGTATTTCACTTTACGAGGAATTTTTAACTTTATCCAACGAAATTGCTTCTTTGGATTATCATCTTTCTCTCACAGAAACCAAAGAAGAATACCAATGGATTAGGCCTGAGATTCGTAACGATGGAATTTTAAACTATTCCGAATCTCGCCATCCCGTTGTAGAAACTTTTTTACCCATTGGCGAACGTTTTGTACCCAATAGTTTAGAGCTGAATCCGAGTGAAAACGCCATAGCTGTGTTAACTGGTCCCAATATGGCCGGTAAATCTACGTTTATGCGCCAAATTGCGATTAACCAAATCCTATTTCAAATGGGATCTTATGTTCCCGCTAAAAAAGCCTCCCTTGCTGTAGTGGATCGAATTTTTACTCGAATTGGTTCTGGTGACAACCTAACGAAGGGTGAATCTACTTTTTTTGTAGAGATGAAAGAGACAGCCACCATCTTAAATCAGTTTTCGGAGAATAGCCTCATCTTATTTGATGAAGTTGGTCGTGGGACTTCCACTTACGATGGTTTATCGATTGCTTGGGCCATTTTGGAATTTTTATCTGCCAAGTTTCCCAAACCAAAAACCATATTTGCGACCCACTACCATGAGTTGACAGAACTAGAAAAAGGAAATGGAATCTTTAATTTGTATTTGGATACCTTTGAAAAAGAAGGAGAGATCCTTTTTCTTAAAAAAGTCAAACGTGGAAAATCAAAACAATCCTTTGGAATCTATGTAGCAAAACTTGCAGGGATTCCAGAAATCGTTTCTGATCGTGCCAAAGAAATTCTTTCGGGACTTGAATCTAAAAAACGAGAAATTAAAATTAAAAACGAAGAACCGAGTTTGTTTGCGGGTCTCATGGATAACAATACTTCCAACATGTCACCTAACGAAGAAAAGGTCATAAAAAGATTAAAACAAATCGATCCCAATCAAATTCCACCTATGGAAGCGTTGACGATTTTGGATGAATTAAAAAGAATTCTCAAAGAGAAAAACTAA
- a CDS encoding SGNH/GDSL hydrolase family protein, producing the protein MAFALVLSVADCKSSSKRDYFDTSFQCFAEPGWRDDSNFKKYIEKAWLPTRLLYAEDNLKIKKSDIVFTGDSLVHLFLPDLMAKEFPGQSVTNRGIGGDMTETLLTRIEEDVLVLRPEKLVIEIGGNDFIQGKCLSLVQNNLLAIIHKIHSRNRNTKIFLIAVPPTRVKELNQIVPVFNLFLNQVARTTSNVEYIEVWDKMRKTDSPTLSDEFIRPNGDSLHFNEKGYELWGKKLRPYLQK; encoded by the coding sequence ATGGCTTTTGCCCTTGTTTTGAGTGTTGCCGACTGTAAATCTTCCTCAAAACGTGATTATTTCGATACCAGTTTTCAATGTTTTGCAGAGCCTGGGTGGCGAGACGACTCAAACTTTAAAAAGTATATAGAGAAAGCTTGGCTCCCCACACGGCTGTTATATGCCGAAGACAATTTAAAAATCAAAAAATCAGATATTGTTTTTACTGGTGATAGTTTGGTTCATTTGTTTTTACCAGACTTGATGGCCAAAGAATTTCCCGGCCAATCCGTTACCAATCGTGGGATTGGTGGTGATATGACAGAGACTCTTCTTACTCGCATTGAAGAAGATGTCCTTGTCCTTCGTCCAGAAAAGCTAGTCATTGAAATTGGTGGAAATGATTTTATCCAAGGTAAATGCCTTAGTCTCGTACAAAACAATCTCCTTGCTATCATTCATAAAATCCACTCTCGGAATCGAAACACAAAGATATTTCTGATTGCTGTGCCGCCAACGCGAGTGAAGGAACTGAACCAAATTGTTCCTGTTTTTAATTTGTTTTTAAACCAAGTGGCAAGAACTACATCTAATGTGGAATATATCGAAGTTTGGGATAAAATGCGTAAAACCGATTCTCCTACACTAAGTGATGAATTCATACGCCCTAATGGGGATAGTCTTCATTTTAATGAAAAAGGATATGAACTCTGGGGTAAAAAACTAAGACCCTATCTACAAAAGTAA
- a CDS encoding Mur ligase family protein — translation MLFLDFLHSLQNIEKTRNFNVFKNYSLDGLSELFLYVQSKHKLKKPIRISVVGTNGKGSTSHYLASLLSILGYKTGLYTSPHLLTPLERFQIFVDGKPQVPKEEVVNSFFKNTILPDLEKFKSLSYFEFLTIFSYLYFAKENTDFEIWEAGLGGRLDATKLLYADHVILTKIGLDHSEILGNTKEKICLEKLGILTDTCRNLLVMDPEEDSLRTLIQNFPKGKTKTQILPLERKPTYLETNFLFSQAALSCLYPDLTPKLNSITFESVAKPRGRMEVLKNSPKIVFDPAHNPDAIAMTTAEFAKTHPSFSLLLGSLPDKDQEGILSQLLELPLQSLVLWEGSGFGTFPTLPESLKSVTQRIQREEDLSPLFQGRFPVLVLGSFRLYGIVAKLIQNTTNM, via the coding sequence ATGTTGTTTTTAGATTTTTTACATAGTTTACAAAACATAGAAAAAACAAGGAACTTCAATGTTTTTAAAAACTATTCTTTAGATGGACTCTCTGAACTTTTTTTATATGTGCAATCTAAACACAAGTTAAAGAAACCAATTCGTATCAGTGTGGTTGGAACCAATGGAAAAGGATCTACTTCCCATTACCTTGCATCACTTTTGTCCATTCTTGGATACAAAACTGGACTTTACACTTCCCCCCACCTTTTGACACCACTAGAACGATTTCAAATCTTTGTAGATGGAAAACCTCAGGTTCCTAAAGAAGAGGTAGTAAATTCGTTTTTTAAGAATACAATCCTTCCTGATTTAGAAAAATTTAAATCACTTTCCTATTTTGAATTTTTAACCATTTTTTCTTATCTCTATTTTGCAAAAGAAAATACAGATTTCGAAATTTGGGAAGCAGGACTTGGAGGAAGACTTGACGCCACAAAACTCTTGTATGCCGACCATGTTATACTTACTAAAATTGGTTTGGATCATTCTGAAATTTTAGGAAATACCAAGGAAAAAATTTGTTTGGAGAAACTAGGAATCCTAACAGACACTTGTCGAAATCTTTTGGTGATGGATCCCGAAGAAGATTCCTTAAGAACTCTCATTCAAAATTTTCCCAAAGGAAAAACTAAAACGCAAATCCTCCCCCTTGAAAGAAAACCCACGTATTTAGAAACAAACTTTCTTTTTTCCCAAGCAGCACTCAGCTGTCTTTATCCCGACCTAACTCCAAAACTAAATTCGATAACCTTCGAATCTGTAGCAAAACCTCGGGGCCGCATGGAAGTGTTAAAAAACTCTCCCAAAATTGTTTTTGATCCGGCCCATAACCCGGACGCCATCGCTATGACAACAGCAGAGTTTGCCAAAACACATCCTTCTTTTTCCTTGCTTCTCGGTAGCCTCCCCGACAAAGACCAAGAAGGGATACTTTCGCAATTGTTGGAACTTCCCCTCCAATCTCTGGTTTTATGGGAAGGAAGCGGTTTTGGAACCTTCCCAACCCTACCGGAATCACTTAAGTCGGTGACCCAGAGAATCCAGAGAGAAGAAGATTTATCTCCTCTATTTCAAGGCAGATTTCCGGTATTGGTGTTAGGAAGTTTTCGGCTCTATGGAATTGTGGCAAAATTAATACAAAATACAACAAACATGTAA
- a CDS encoding TetR/AcrR family transcriptional regulator, with protein sequence MQTPKEHTRKEILQAAREEFIQLGFEKASMRTIAKKAKVSTSNIYNYFENKEHLLTEILQPVLSGMEKAFAYVSHPDYFEKRFNDSYEAWQERFHIALDYVDANRDDFILLLTKSQGSHLEEFPDTVLTRLTKINFDQYSSFKEKNPSYKGEVSEFVVRNILSFFLNIFVQMVRQGISKQDMLVYQDSFLKFLHFGYKGSIASDLS encoded by the coding sequence ATGCAAACGCCAAAAGAACATACACGAAAAGAAATCTTACAAGCGGCTCGAGAGGAATTCATCCAACTCGGTTTTGAGAAAGCTAGTATGAGAACCATTGCCAAAAAGGCAAAGGTTTCCACGAGTAATATCTACAATTACTTTGAAAACAAAGAACACCTTCTAACAGAGATACTGCAGCCGGTACTTTCGGGAATGGAAAAAGCTTTTGCTTATGTATCTCATCCTGATTACTTTGAAAAAAGATTTAACGACAGTTATGAGGCATGGCAAGAGAGATTTCATATTGCTCTTGATTATGTGGATGCCAATCGTGATGATTTTATTTTACTTTTAACCAAATCCCAAGGTTCTCATTTAGAAGAATTTCCAGATACGGTTCTCACTCGTCTCACCAAAATCAATTTTGACCAGTATAGTAGTTTTAAAGAAAAAAATCCGAGTTACAAAGGGGAAGTGAGTGAGTTTGTTGTCCGCAATATTCTTTCTTTTTTTCTCAATATCTTTGTGCAGATGGTTCGCCAAGGAATTTCCAAACAGGATATGTTGGTGTATCAGGATAGTTTCCTTAAATTTTTGCACTTTGGGTACAAAGGATCGATTGCCTCTGATCTGAGTTGA
- the serB gene encoding phosphoserine phosphatase SerB has product MHSLLLISRSPITDSILSETFTNLKFGGSASQLNSSNPNVIRSEKFGLHCVRILVNDLFDREIILTIRKKLAEHQIDFLFLKTLLPKDKESLFVFDMDSTVIKEEVIDELARKHGVYEAVATVTKQAMEGGMGFDEALRLRVKHLAGLSKESFREVYDLLTLNDGMEKVFQFVPTNGSKLGILSGGFTPVLKLFSEKYPVDFYRANGLEEVNGTFTGEIFGEIINREKKEIYLKQYAKELSIPLEQVVAVGDGANDALMLIAAGIGIGIHAKQGLKDQITNWIDFTDLSALVFLFENSF; this is encoded by the coding sequence ATGCATTCACTCCTACTGATTTCTCGTTCTCCCATCACTGATTCTATTCTTTCTGAAACTTTCACCAATTTAAAGTTTGGTGGTTCCGCTTCCCAATTAAATTCAAGTAATCCAAATGTAATTCGATCGGAGAAGTTTGGATTACACTGTGTGCGAATCTTAGTAAATGATTTGTTCGATCGAGAAATAATTTTGACGATTCGAAAGAAATTAGCCGAACACCAAATTGATTTTTTATTTCTTAAAACGTTGTTACCAAAAGATAAAGAGTCTCTTTTTGTTTTTGATATGGATTCCACAGTCATCAAAGAAGAGGTTATTGACGAGTTGGCAAGAAAACACGGCGTGTATGAAGCCGTGGCCACTGTCACCAAACAAGCGATGGAAGGTGGAATGGGATTTGACGAAGCACTTCGCTTACGAGTCAAACACCTGGCAGGTCTTTCCAAAGAAAGTTTTCGCGAAGTATATGATCTATTAACACTAAATGATGGAATGGAAAAAGTATTTCAATTTGTTCCAACAAATGGATCAAAACTCGGAATCCTCAGTGGTGGGTTTACTCCTGTATTGAAACTATTTTCCGAAAAATATCCCGTGGATTTTTATAGAGCCAATGGATTGGAAGAAGTAAATGGAACCTTTACAGGGGAAATTTTTGGTGAGATCATCAACCGAGAAAAAAAAGAAATTTATCTAAAACAATATGCAAAAGAACTATCAATTCCTTTAGAACAGGTTGTTGCTGTTGGTGATGGGGCAAACGACGCCCTCATGCTCATTGCCGCAGGAATTGGAATTGGAATTCACGCGAAACAAGGGTTAAAAGATCAAATCACCAACTGGATTGATTTTACCGATCTATCCGCTTTAGTTTTTCTCTTTGAGAATTCTTTTTAA
- the bioB gene encoding biotin synthase BioB, whose protein sequence is MIAEIQEKTVSTTPSLITEMEALEILEGKVPLLSVVARAAEERNRYYTNRVRIHILDNIKNGYCPEDCGYCAQRKGGDSGIQEYSLKSPEEIWEDAKRAKENGAYRFCMVTSGRGPTDKAVDKLAETISKINGELGMKVCLSAGILDAKKARTLKDAGLDRYNHNLNTSESKYNEICSTHTFKDRLTTLEAAREADIGLCSGIIVGMGEELKDLVQVAFELKRLGVISIPVNFFIPIKGHAIQKSSLTPEFCIRVLSMFRLVNPDSEIRIGAGREGHLGSLQSMALFVANSLFAEGYLNVKGSEMAQTMNLIRDCSMVPEFTEGVPEGWEEYESQFLYDEKNFPELYKHKK, encoded by the coding sequence GAAATCCAAGAAAAAACTGTTTCCACCACACCTTCCTTAATTACGGAAATGGAAGCCCTTGAAATCCTAGAAGGAAAAGTTCCTTTGCTTTCGGTTGTCGCTCGTGCCGCCGAAGAAAGAAATCGTTATTACACCAATCGTGTTCGCATTCATATATTAGATAATATCAAAAATGGTTATTGCCCTGAGGACTGCGGATACTGCGCCCAAAGAAAGGGTGGAGATTCAGGAATTCAAGAGTATTCACTCAAGTCTCCTGAAGAAATTTGGGAAGATGCCAAACGTGCCAAAGAAAATGGAGCTTACCGCTTTTGTATGGTAACTTCTGGCCGTGGACCAACAGATAAGGCTGTTGATAAACTTGCTGAGACTATCTCCAAAATCAATGGGGAACTGGGAATGAAGGTGTGTTTGTCAGCAGGGATCTTGGATGCAAAAAAAGCTCGGACCTTAAAAGATGCGGGCCTTGACCGATACAATCATAATCTCAACACATCCGAATCCAAATACAATGAAATCTGTTCCACTCATACCTTTAAAGACCGACTAACAACACTTGAGGCGGCAAGAGAAGCTGACATCGGGCTTTGTTCGGGGATCATTGTGGGTATGGGAGAAGAACTCAAAGATTTGGTACAAGTTGCTTTTGAACTCAAACGACTTGGTGTGATATCTATCCCTGTTAATTTCTTTATTCCTATCAAAGGCCATGCCATCCAGAAGTCATCACTTACTCCAGAATTTTGTATTCGTGTATTGTCTATGTTTCGATTGGTCAATCCAGATTCAGAAATTCGAATTGGTGCGGGAAGAGAAGGTCATTTAGGTTCTTTACAATCCATGGCTCTTTTTGTAGCCAACTCATTGTTTGCTGAAGGATACTTAAATGTAAAAGGCAGTGAAATGGCCCAAACGATGAACTTAATTCGTGATTGTTCTATGGTTCCTGAATTTACAGAAGGGGTACCAGAAGGATGGGAAGAATACGAGTCACAGTTCCTTTACGACGAGAAAAATTTTCCAGAACTCTATAAACATAAAAAGTAG